GTTATATTATAACCtctggcttgcgagactatgtacagtgtatgttatAATTTTGGCGGGTAATTATTTTTCAAGGGTAAACTCTATAATGAACAGGCACTTTTTGCGGTTGATATTTTCGCGGGTTGGTGCAATTTATGAAATGCACATtgacaaaacataattattagcactcGAAGATTATACCcgccatatacatgtaccatataggtagatatgcatgtgtgtgtgtgtgtgtccacaaagttccttacatcaaggtaaattccttacaaatggCAGACTGTGAGTTGAGTGCATGCGGTTATATGGGTTGCATGTATATGTGCATTCTTTACGTAGAGATAAATTCCTTACACATGCAGCGTctgttgtgtatacatgcatgtatatacatgtcctAAAAGTTCCTTACATGAGTATAAATTCCTTACAATGTGTGCCaatcacacatacatgcatgcatgcatgtgggtgtgcatgtgtacataattatgtatatatttatatatatatatatgtccctgacagttccttacataaggaTAAATTGCttacaaatataattatagttgcaattttgttgtatatgcatgcatgcatgcatgtgtatgtcctgaaagttccttacaataaggagaaattccttacaagtattgtgtatcacatgtgcaggcatgtatgtgtatcacatgtgggtgtgcatcacatgtgtgtatgcctgaaaaagttccttacataaggagaaattccttacaaataaatgatggtgtccaattttattgtgtatcacatgtgggtgtgcatcacatgtgtgtatgcctgagagttccttacataaggagaaattccttacaaataaattatggtgtccaattttattgtgtatcacatgtgggtgtgcatcacatgtgtgtatgcctgaaagttccttacataaggagaaattccttacaaataaattatggtgtccaattttattgtgtatcacatgtgggtgtgcatcacatgtgtgtatgcctgaaagttccttacataaggagaaattccttacaaataaattatggtgtccaattttattgtgtatcacatgtgggtgtgcatcacatgtgcatgtgtatgcctgagagttccttacataaggagaaattccttacaaataaaaTATTAGTGTCCgcattgtgtataattatacatgcatgcatgcatgtgcatgggtgtgcatgcatcacatgtgtgtatatgttctgaaagttccttacataaagagaaattccttacaatgGTTTAATTGGATGCAGGAGCGCAAAGAAGATATTATACAGCTGTTCAACTgactgacatgcatgcactaagaAGAGAATTTTACTGGTATACTTATAcgttatatgcatgcatgtgtatatatatgcatgcatgtataaattatactaaccctaaccctcaccctatatacatgttatTTATTGATACACGACGataaaattatattttattagcactacatgtatataataatacactgaCTTTGCTATATTCATTACGATCAATCGATAATCGCATGAATAaagaatatataattatgatgtgattAAATGATTTACTGCCAGAAAAAGAGTTGAAATCAAcataatgcatgcacatgcgcatgcTGAAACGCAAAACAgattaatatatataattatatatagtcagtCGTATTTCGAATTATTAAGTTTCATTAGTCAATGCTTGAAAAAACATTTCCATTTCCTTTTGAGTACGTACCCTTTTATACATTTCTTATGAAACCACCTTGGACAAAAGTCACACCCCACCCACTTGGCTTCTTGACCATCTATAAATGGTTCTTTACATACATGGCACCTCGACTCGTCAATCTTAGTGCGTTTTCTTTTTGACTTGGGCTGGTGATCATCCTCCAAGGCTGTAATTGTTAAACACCCTTAATTGAAGTTTGTTTGCAGCTTGTACCAAGGGATCTGTAGGTGGTCGTACACGCTTCCTTCTTGCTGACCGTTTTGCTCTGGTTTGCTTCACAATGAGTTTGGACTGGGTGTCAGAATCTAGAGTATCCTCTACCCGGAGAGGATTTGTTTGATCAACAATGAGTTTGGTGGACTGGGCGTCAGAATCTAGAGGACTCGTTTGCTTAACAACAATGAGTTTGGACTGGGCATCAGAATCTAGAGTATCCTTTACCCGGAGAGGACTCGTTTGCTCAACAATGAGTTTGGACTGGGCGTCAGAATCTAGAGTATCCTTTACCCGGAGAGGACTCGTTTGCTCAACAATGAGTTTGGACTGGGCGTCAGAATCTAGAGTATCCTTTACCCGGAGAGGACTCGTTTGCTCAACAATGAGTTTGGACTGGGCGTCAGAATCTAGAGTATCCTTTACCCGGAGAGGACTCGTTTGCTCAACAATGAGTTTGGACTGGACGTCAGAATCTAGAGTATCTTCTACCCGGAGAGAACTTGCTTGCTCATCATTAATGGTGAATGAGTTGCCTGCTTCTGGTCGGCGAGGCGTATGATGGTGTACGTCCTGTTTGCGAATAATATGTGCAGGAGTGTCGGGTGGAGTAAGGACGACAGAGTCCAACTCTTGTTCTGTATATGGAGACACATTTTTTTGATTACATATAATGCTTATACATGAGTCATTTTAAAATTAAAAAAgacgcacatgcatgcataaacatTCACCCCTTGCGTTAAGCTTCATCGCACAGCGGCAAAACAACTTTTACCGtaattacatataattataatcttgaATCTATATACAGCATATGCAACGACAGTGTTTTTGTCGCCTTCTACAACTTTCAAGTAAGTAGTAACTCATTAGCAGTtcaagcagtccatgaaagtgtatATAGCTCGCTCACACGCTGCACACATGCAAAGTGTGTATTGTTATACTTAAGTCACCACTGATTGTCATTTTATTATCTATATTTGTACAATACATATCTCGTGCACGTCAGGTGACAGTGTCAGCcacatgttataattataaaaagtgCATGAAGTGAATACAAATCTAAATAGCAAGCCGGTACGTAGAcagctatactataattatggagatcTATTTAGGCCATTACACAGGGTAATAATAATgctaatgcataattatagatctgcatcatgcatgtattataatttacCTTCTACTTTGGCCTCCACGATGTCAAAAAATTCCTGGGGTACATCTGAATGGGGAGCGATCATGCAGGAATGGCCTACACCATTCTCTCGTGTGATTTTTGTTCCTTCATTCTTCTCGGCCAGAAAATACTGGGTGCCAGTTGTCTTCACATTCGCACGTCTCCTAAGCTTTTTCCTAATCCCACTTTCCTCTTCGTGCGGTATTTCCTTAAGGTCTAAGCCTTTCAAGAATTGCTTGAGTAGTACGGCAACTCCAATTTGCTTTCTTCGTTCGTCACCAATAAAATAAGAGCATTTGGGGTTGATCACTCTCAGAATCTATCAAATGTGTTTTTTCAATATgataaatataataataattatacgtatactgCGGCATAAAAGTTCACGGTCATGAATTgacgtcatgcatgcatgattataatacCTCAGAAATGGATGAAGCTCTGGCATATGCCACCAAGTCATTTCCAAGGTTACTGGTGACTGAACTCTGAAATTTCTTTATTCCCGGCACAAGTATATCGTCAAACCAAGAAATCAGACTATCTCCATCAACTATGTCACTCATCCCGGATATCTGCACATACATGAATGCATGTGTAAAGTGTATATATCAtgctgtatgcatgtatataattatatagcaaaaAGTACAAGTGCATGATTTTGCAGCGCATGCATATACAGGCAATCATGATTATGGGCTGATTCCAAAAATGAAACAAACCTCCAGAGCAGAAGCCAGAAGAAGACTGTATTCAATCACTGCTCTGGAGTCAAGGTTGGGTAACATCTCCTTAATGTGTGCTTGAATATTCTTGAGCTTTGTGGGCTGCATACAAGCCACATTGTACCCAATCCTCACAACGGCTGGTCCGGCTGCTGGTGCCAATGAGAAAATCTCATTTATTGCCTCTGTCGACTGGAGATTGTACTCAAGGTGATGAGGAAACATTACAATTCTTCATCTGCATACCACCCTATATAGAGTGTGGGGGAGCACAGGTGTAGCAACttaaggcaataattattataggaagGCTCTGCATAGCAAGGCGCGctgactacataattataaccatgcAATAGTTAGCTTTTATTAAATGCCGATTAGCAACTACGTACGTAAACTGTATAATACTATAGGTTTATAAGATTATATACCTCTTGTCCATTGAAGCTATAGAGCATCCAAAATGTGCACATTGGCTGTTACTAGAGGAGACACACGACAAGAGCCACTTGACAGTGCATTACCAGTTGTATTACCACCGAAGACTGTCAGCAGGATCTTCATAACTTGCTCTGCCGTGTCAGGGTCGTCAAAACACCACGGCATACCACCATGAAGCAACTTCCGTAAGAGAGCATCACTGATGGAAGAAAAACGAGCATGTCTGACTCCTAGTGCAGCTAGACAGAGCTCCACACTCTTGGTTTTACCACGGTTTACTTCTCCCACAACCATTGTGACACCAAAACTCCCGTAAGTTGCTTGTAGCTTCTCATAAAACAACGAGGAAGCCACAGAGCCTATAAAAAAGGTAATGGATAACATGCAGTCACATGCTGCAGTTATAGGATGGACATTAATATTAACTAACCTAACACAAAGACAGCAGAGTAGAAATTGCTCTGAGTCAGCTCACGCAGGCCACATAACAGTACATCCAATGGCCTATCAGGAGTAGGGATGGTAGGGGGTGTCTTGTAAAACTGTACCCCGCTTGGAACTACTCCTTCTTTCTTGATTACACTCTCGACCCATACGTAAGTGCATTCTCGAAGTGGTATGATCTCACCGTCCTCTTTCACATGGACATAAGGACTGAGAACAATAATCTCACTATCAGGCTGCCTTCCTAGTGCAACAATTGCTTTTCTGATTCTTCGAGAATAGTCAGGGTCACTAAAATTATATTTCATTAGATATAATGTACATGGATAAATCTCACTTTTCGAAGTCCACAAGCTTGTTCCAGAAGATGTCAGTGAGCTGACTGCTTTTAAGCTTAGACATTAACAATTTCTCGGGAACAGCACTGCCCAACTCTTTAGCAATGTTAAAGCCTTTTTGGTGGGTTTTATGCCAGGGAAGAAAACAAACCCTATAAAACAGTAAAACACAATTCATAGTAATTTAAtagtcaccatgcatgcaatcactAACCCCTTGTCGTCTGTTCCAGAGGCCTTCACCTCCACAATGAAGCCACTGTAATCTGTGTTGTCATCACTTTCAAAAGGTGACGAAACTCTGCAAACAAACTTGAAAGTGAAGTTTGTCAGGGGAGTAAATATGTCGCCTGCTTTCAGGTAGCCAATGGCATTGTTTTGCTCTGTGAATTCTGCACAAAAACAGtctataattgtatacataattatatggttttACCAAGGAAATTACATGTAATTGTCACATGCAATTCCTGCTAATATACATGTTTTGGAAAAATATTTTCACAAAATAGATCTAATATCTCGGCAAAAGGCTGTCTGTTCAGAGacaggcatgcatgcaaggtAATGAGGCCAGTATACAATCTAAAAGTCATTCCAAATGGCTGTACATTCATGCAGTTGACTAACCTGGTAATGAGTGCTCCATGCTTGCCAGAGGTCAACTTGCACTTGTTTCTTGCTTGTCTGAGGCACACTGACGCTAGATAGCAGCTACTATTGACAGCAAAGACATGATAGACTTCTCTCTTAGATTTACCATGCAGGTCTCCGGTATGTGGCAAGTCATACACCTCAGTCCACCAATGATAATGCTCATATTTGACCGCAATGACGAAATCAGCGCGCCTTACAGTACTGGAACCATACACTGGAAGCAGAGTAGAGGACACAAACCACCAGTAACTGGACACCTTGTCCACCAATGATAATGCTTATACTTTACCACAATGGCGCGCCTTACAGTAGGTTATTGTACTGGAATAGAATATTCTACACAACTAGATCTGGACACCACCTTGACACACCTCACCCACAAAAATCACAATTAATGCTGATTCATCTTGCAACTGCTAGAATATAGGCTACGGTTCATGCCAAGGTTTAGCTAATCAAAGTTTATAGCATACACAGTCACTTATAGCTACAGAGATATGGATGCTAAGAAGAAGAGAAAACTGCCAAAGAATTTAACTGAAGCATCAAAACAGGCTAGGGCATACCTTATGTCATCAAGCAAGATTACTGAAGCTTGTGAATTGTTCAAGACTATTGAGCTGCCTGCATCTTCAAAAGACATATCTGAGCATGATATCGCTACGTACCTGGTGGGACGATATGGTATCAACAAGATAGCACGGATATGTTCCGTGCTTTCTGGATTTCCGAAGACACTAAACACCTTCCATGTATCCAAGTACATAGCAAAAGTCACAGATATGGATGATGCACACTTGCTAGCCTCTTTCATTACGATTCATTGTCCACACCTAATAGCCACATTCACATCTAACCATCCATCACCAACTCCGTTAGTTCCTCCAGTGTGTAACTGCTTTGAATGCCAACGTCAATTGACTTCAAATCATGACTGTGAAGTAAGTAATAAAATATGCACTTTGGTTTTATAAACTTCTCCAGGTCACCCTTTTCACATTATCTGGTGTGAAGAAATTGCCGAAAGTCACTCTTATAGGTGTCAGCCATGTGGTTTGACTTATAACTATGCGATGTGGGGGAGAAAACAAACCTCTGGCTTTCAATACTATCAGAGCCAGCAAAATTTAATTGAAGTTTATGACACCGTTTTCTTCACTCGGCCTCTCCTAGAATTTCAGTGCTCCCTTGCGTAAGTACATTATGTataatgcactgtatatatatatatagcgcgGAATTttgggttgactgcttaccggaatcACTCCCATGCAGGTTACGCTTTCTATCTTTGCACCTAACTGCTATATTATACCTCAaaaacagtgaaaattaagcccctcggcTATGTATAtggtattattatattataacaGTCATTGCAATCATTTGCTCCTATCAAGTTTATCACTCCGCAGGAACCACTCATGGGTTTCCTTCCAGGGTTTTAGTGAAACATACAATGACACTCATTCTCTCAACAAGGACCAAGgttttatgctataattataattatattaatatatataaattcaattatatacacatggctTGCATCCGCATTAATTTTACTTCTTGTTAATTCAGCCATGACAGAAAAGATTGCAGCAGATGCATTCTACAATGGAGAGATTGAGAATGAAATTAGGTTTCTTGTACTAGCAACCAATCCTACTTTTTCCCTAAGTCATTTCACCTTCAAACGAGACAGTGACAGAGAGGAAACAATGGAAATGATTGAAACAATTCGCTCATGCAGTATATACCCTCACTGTGAAACTGACTGCACTGCTGTTTGCAAGAAAAGAGGAAAGTTTTTCtactcataataataataataatatatgctattatcattataatataGGTTGTGGCACTCTGTGGGTTACTGACGGGATTTGGAAACTTGTTTTTCCACATTGCATGCACAGACTGAAGGTAAATGCACAAAAATTATCATCCAAGTCCTGCAACATACattcagtattattattattgtcatcGTTCACAGTATGTTGTGGACCGAATTCCATCAATATCTATGCCAGATGTGTGCACCTATCCGCCAGTGCCTGGAAAAGCTTTTTGTCAGGATCACTGCCAGTATTTGGAGTCACAGGTACCACCAGTACCAACAGATCTCAGGAGTTTTTTGAAGCACTGCAAAGTTCAAAATGGtgaaataattacaataattatacaccattATACTGAATAGTCGTATGCATGATGTgctacaaaataatattactgcatgtatatatacactggaacttgtatactataattattaatcccgtatcacatccggtcCAGTATTATTGCTGATATACTTTgttgagtatataattataattgctatgTGAACTTTATCCTCAGTCTGAGAGAAAGCAGCTGGTTAATTCAGCATGCTGCCAATAACTGTATTCGAATAACGGCGGCAGCTGAACATTTTTTAGAGATAATCTTAAAAGATTGTTACTTAAGCTATATATTAGCACTctttaaccatgcatgcatgtactcactAATTATGTGCACCCTGATATAGGAGATGATGTTTCGGTTAACTTTGATGAAGAGAAAACAATAGACACGGTTCTACAAAACACTACTTCTGAAATTGAAATAGGAAAATCTGCAGCTATTTCTCAAGGTATATAATATTTAATGTATAGTGtgcgcataattatactataatcaGGAACCCATGATCTACTAGCAACAAACCCATCACTGTTGTCAAAGAGCCTTCATGTTGCCAAACCGATGACAGAGTCTACAGAATGTCGCAAAATTACTGGAAAAGCAAAACGTCTCCGGAGGTGGTCGAGGGGACACCAATTTGTTGTGAGAGCAGGAGGCCATATAGAAGCTTGGCAACCATTATACAAGTGAGAACACGCATGCAGTATAAtgtactgcacatgcacataattatgtggatgcGTTATTTTATATAATGATATACGTGCAGGTCGGAATCACCAATGCAAGTTTTTTTCATCCTAATCAAGTGGCTTCAAACGTTGAGTCAACATGCAGACAAACTACCACTTTCTGCCAACTGCTATGTACCTAGCGTATGACAACATGTGCAATGTGAATAGACTGAAGTTTGCAAGAGCAGCCTTACCATTACTGCCCCCAATGGACAAGGCATGGCTCAATATCGAGAAGATAATTGACACGTTCCACCTTCCCAATCATGTAAACCCTGAATGCCATACGCTATATTCTCCTCAAAGGCTCAAAGAAAAGTGCCCTGACGCAAACACACAGGCTGGCGAGCAGACATTTGTCTGGCTTGGTAGATTTAAGCATATTCTGTGTGCAATGAATAAGCAGCACCATCTATTTTACCTGCACAGAATGGTTCGAAGGAGGAATGCATACACAGTGAAATGCTATAAAGCTGGAAAAAACCCATTCTGCCAAGATCCAAACTCTAATTGACTCATTCTCCTGCTGAAATGCTATACTTGCATGCATACCTATGTATTCCCTTTAACAATCTCTATAGTTCCGTGTAGCAATCATGCAAATGTTCATGCAATGTTTGATGATCAGTGATTCGCTGGTCActagtcatgcatgcaattggAAGGGATGTTGCCACAATGGAACGAGCTCCTCTGATGGCTTGAGTGAAAATGAGAGGCAGAATCTTAGCCATCTCTGCCAATTCATTGCCGAGATGTAGGATTGCCCCATTTGTGTACAAATATTATTTGTCGATGTTGCAGCAGGGCCAAGGACATCACGAGTGGGGTGAAGGATTTTGTGGATTGGACTTTCATACATTCTGCTCAATAGCCCATCCGCAGCGATGTTTTGGAGGACTCCTTATGTGACGTTTGCATGTGGTCCCAGGAGGTGTTCTCCGGAGATTGGCTGTAGGTGTGGTTCTGATAGGACGTTACGTTTCTGATCTCGTTGTGAAGTATATAACAATGGGAAACTTCCCTTGGGGCGTGTTGACCATCTATGGTTTGACGACGGTTTGATAGAGAACTCAGTGTTAAATGAGAAGTGCGAGAGTCGGGCCGGCCGGGTAGGTACGTTGAAACCGAATTCTGACACAGGGAGAGCAGTCGGTTTGATAGAGAACTCAGTGTTAACTGAGAAGTGCGAGAGTCGGGCCGGCAGGGTAGGTACGTTGAAACCGAATTCTGACACAGGGAGAGCAGTCAGGCAGCTTGAGGCACCTTTCTCCTAGGCTGAGTGTTTGTTTTGGGCTGGTATAGTCATTAGTGTGTACGTACCTAGCTCCAGTTTGTGTGTAATGAAAATTTTCTAACAACTGGCCTTACCTAAACAGACCACACCCTTAAGCCATCTCAAATCATGCATCAAATGCAAGAGGCAACGTTGGAGTCATTGTCgcacgtgatcccgtttccaatccctgttAACTACTCAATCTATGCACAAATCAAACatattatgcatgtaattatgacCATAACTGGGTAAATagataataatagtatacCGTACAGATAGTTTTGGCATTATTCGAAAGTTTGGCATTATTCAGTTAATCACGGATAACTTTCCAGCTGGTGGATGACAGCTTGGACATATCCAAACTTGGCTCTCGAAAGGCAGCTCCTTCAAACCTACACAGGTGTAGTGATACCATCGCCAGCATGAGTCAGCCTCACACCCGACCCACATGCCTTTTCCCTTCTTCGTAAATTTCCCTCCACATTGCTGGCAGTGTTTCTCGTcttctgtatatatacagtagcacaaaatattaatgGGCATGGTGACGTGTGCATGAATAAAATGTTGCTGTTGAGAAAACAAATTACTGTGTGCATgacagtgtatgcatgcatgtgtgctgcATGATTTTTACTTTCACGCTTGAAAGCAGAGGTACGTTTGCAAAAGCCATTTTTTAGATGCTGCTGTCTTGACCAAACCACATGATGGGTGGAGTTGGCTGAAAAAACGCTCTATGAAAAATGCACCTCTCTACAAAATGCATCTCTCTACAAAATTCACCTCTCTAAAAAACGCACCTCTGTACAAAACGTCTCTCTGAAAAATGTACCTCTCCAAAAATTGCACCACCTATTTTTTAAAACGCACCTCATAAAAAGCAGCACCAAAACGCACTAATGCATGCTGGTggtataatcatgcatgcatcctcacataatttatatggaCTATGCCGGAAAAGTTACCTGGTATTTTCTTGAGTTTGATGACCGAGTCAACCACTTCAATAGCTGTGATCTGTTgttctgcatgcataatttataataatgcatTCGAGCTCAACATTgacatatatatactataattattatagtcctGTCACCCTATAATGTAcatagtatgcatgtatgtacaggtattattataataattatagggacaGTGTCGCATGCAGTTTGGCCGAAATAGCAAGGTGGCTGCTTTaacagcctgcatgcatgccaatTAATTCGTGCCTAGCGAAAcaaaaggtataattatatagagaggTGACCGTAATTCAAAGAGCCGAGAgtctataccgtatatagcgcgaAACACATTCTACAAAACGTCCACAaaatggaacctccattaaaaaattattgctgttattttgcacaatcgtgaaaacccataatttatatagatgcatgcatgcatgtataattatagctggtccCGGCCAACCTATCTCACTTACCAGGGGAGACTTTTTGCTGCAATTCAAGCATTGGGGGATCCTGATGTGCCCTTTGAGTAATGGATGAAATGGAGGTCTTTTTATCTGCATCATGACGACTGCCCTCAAAATGTTTTTGTAGCTTTCTCGGTTTAATCTTGTGGCAG
This is a stretch of genomic DNA from Halichondria panicea chromosome 1, odHalPani1.1, whole genome shotgun sequence. It encodes these proteins:
- the LOC135352332 gene encoding uncharacterized protein LOC135352332 isoform X3, which gives rise to MWGRKQTSGFQYYQSQQNLIEVYDTVFFTRPLLEFQCSLANHSWVSFQGFSETYNDTHSLNKDQAMTEKIAADAFYNGEIENEIRFLVLATNPTFSLSHFTFKRDSDREETMEMIETIRSCSIYPHCETDCTAVCKKRGCGTLWVTDGIWKLVFPHCMHRLKYVVDRIPSISMPDVCTYPPVPGKAFCQDHCQYLESQVPPVPTDLRSFLKHCKVQNGDDVSVNFDEEKTIDTVLQNTTSEIEIGKSAAISQATNPSLLSKSLHVAKPMTESTECRKITGKAKRLRRWSRGHQFVVRAGGHIEAWQPLYKSESPMQVFFILIKWLQTLSQHADKLPLSANCYVPSV
- the LOC135352332 gene encoding uncharacterized protein LOC135352332 isoform X1; translated protein: MWGRKQTSGFQYYQSQQNLIEVYDTVFFTRPLLEFQCSLANHSWVSFQGFSETYNDTHSLNKDQAMTEKIAADAFYNGEIENEIRFLVLATNPTFSLSHFTFKRDSDREETMEMIETIRSCSIYPHCETDCTAVCKKRGCGTLWVTDGIWKLVFPHCMHRLKYVVDRIPSISMPDVCTYPPVPGKAFCQDHCQYLESQVPPVPTDLRSFLKHCKVQNGDDVSVNFDEEKTIDTVLQNTTSEIEIGKSAAISQGTHDLLATNPSLLSKSLHVAKPMTESTECRKITGKAKRLRRWSRGHQFVVRAGGHIEAWQPLYKSESPMQVFFILIKWLQTLSQHADKLPLSANCYVPSV
- the LOC135343043 gene encoding uncharacterized protein LOC135343043, whose protein sequence is MEHSLPEFTEQNNAIGYLKAGDIFTPLTNFTFKFVCRVSSPFESDDNTDYSGFIVEVKASGTDDKGVCFLPWHKTHQKGFNIAKELGSAVPEKLLMSKLKSSQLTDIFWNKLVDFENDPDYSRRIRKAIVALGRQPDSEIIVLSPYVHVKEDGEIIPLRECTYVWVESVIKKEGVVPSGVQFYKTPPTIPTPDRPLDVLLCGLRELTQSNFYSAVFVLGSVASSLFYEKLQATYGSFGVTMVVGEVNRGKTKSVELCLAALGVRHARFSSISDALLRKLLHGGMPWCFDDPDTAEQVMKILLTVFGGNTTGNALSSGSCRVSPLVTANVHILDAL
- the LOC135352332 gene encoding uncharacterized protein LOC135352332 isoform X2; protein product: MWGRKQTSGFQYYQSQQNLIEVYDTVFFTRPLLEFQCSLANHSWVSFQGFSETYNDTHSLNKDQEKIAADAFYNGEIENEIRFLVLATNPTFSLSHFTFKRDSDREETMEMIETIRSCSIYPHCETDCTAVCKKRGCGTLWVTDGIWKLVFPHCMHRLKYVVDRIPSISMPDVCTYPPVPGKAFCQDHCQYLESQVPPVPTDLRSFLKHCKVQNGDDVSVNFDEEKTIDTVLQNTTSEIEIGKSAAISQGTHDLLATNPSLLSKSLHVAKPMTESTECRKITGKAKRLRRWSRGHQFVVRAGGHIEAWQPLYKSESPMQVFFILIKWLQTLSQHADKLPLSANCYVPSV